The genomic interval TGCCAAGCTTTGCAAGCGTCATTGAGAATAAGTTGTAAGTACCTCCGTACAGGCTTGTAGCGGAAACGATCTCATCGCCAGCTCCTGCAATATTTAGAATCGCGTATGTAATAGCCGATTGACCAGAAGCAACTGCCAATGCTGCCGGAGCACCCTCTAATTCAGCTACACGTTTCTCAAAAACATCCGATGTCGGGTTCATAATTCGGGAGTAAATATTTCCAAATTCCTGCAATGCAAATAGATTCGCTGCATGATCTGTATCTTTGAATCCGTAAGATGTCGTCTGGTAGATAGGTACTGCGCGCGACAACGTAGTCGGATCGATTTGCTGACCTCCGTGGACGGATAGTGTATCAAGGGAAAGCTTGCGTTGTTCTGACATTTTCTCGACTCCTTCAAATGAGTTAATAGATAATGGCAAACGGAAGTTGTAAATATCCGCTTCTTTCCATTCTCTCACAATTATGGACGAGCTACAATGCTGTCTTCCAATCCTTTTAATAGTTTTTCTCCAATTCCCTTGACACGGAGTAAATCATTAACGGTCGCAAATTTGCCGTTTCTTTCTCTATCTTCAATAATTGCTTTTGCTTTGGACGGTCCGATTCCTTTCAAATCATCAAGTTCCGCCTCCGTTGCGCGGTTGATATCAAGCTTTGCTGCATCATCCATGCCCGCATTAGCAATCGGTGCTGCTGGTGCAGTGGATACAATCGTATCCTCCTTTAAAACAGCTTTCTCATCCGACTCATTTCGATGATCAACACCCGCAGCTGATGCTTCTTGCTCCTTTTCCGGGATCATTTCAGTATCCTTCTTGTTCTTTACGTCTTCTTCACCCGTATCTGCTGCATCAATTGCAGCGACTGCAGATTTCACAGCATCGTTTAAAGGTACCCAATCACCTGTTTCCTTCTGCTTAGGCTCCATAAAAGCAGCGGCCAGCAATATAGCTGCAGCAAGTATTAAAATAGAAGCAAATAAAATAGCTTTGCTAGAAATCGTTCCAGTTAAAAGCTTCACTTCTTCACTCTCCTTTGAAAGCGACGAATTATTTGGTAATTAGTGACATATGAAACAAGTCCTGCGGAATAAGGTAAGAGAGCACACGAAATGAGTACGGCTATTGAAATTTTCACTCGGGATTTGTTCGCATATAACCATTCTCTACAAATTAAAGCAGGTTATGCGCGCGCCAAACCTATAGGAGGGTTCAGCATGAATGTCGGATTTATCGGGACGGGCACAATGGGAAGCCTGCTCATTGAAGCTTTGATCGCATCTGGTGCATTATCACCAAAACAAATTGCCGTCAGCAACCGCACCTTTGCAAAAGCGCAAGCCTTGGCCAACCGTTATTCCGGCATGAGAGCCGAATATACGAATGCTGCGGCTGCCTGCGGCTGCGATATTGTTTTTTTGTGCGTAAAGCCTTTGGAGTTCAAAAAAGTGGTCGATGATTTGAAGGCAACTATTCGACCAAATCAGATTGTCGTATCTATAACGAGTCCTGTCCTTATCTCTCATCTAGAAGGGGAACTCGATTGCAAGGTAGCTAAGGTTATTCCGAGCATTACAAATTATGTATGGAGCGGAGCATCGCTTTGTATTTATGGGGAAACGATTGATGAAAATGATATGGCTCAACTGGAGGACTTATTATCCCATATTAGTCAACCGCTGCGAATAGATGAGAATTACACACGCATCGTATCCGACATTTCAAGCTGCGGACCAGCTTTTATGTCTTTCCTGCTTGAGCAATTTGTGGATGCTGCGGTTGAAGAAACGGGTATAAGCCGTGATGAAGCGCTGCGTGTTGCAAGCGCCATGCTGCTCGGAACCGGCTTGCTGCTGACCGAAGGCGGCCTTACACCAGCAGAGGTGCAAGAGAGAGTTGCCGTCCCTGGCGGCATTACAGCCAAAGCGCTAAACCTGCTGCGCCGCGAGACAGAAGGAGTGTTCAATCAACTCATCCGTACGACACATGCAAAGTTCGATGAAGATGTGGTCAAGGTTTCGACCGCCTTTATAGGCGAAGAGGTGAACGGTCAATAGCTGTTCTTCAGCTAATGCCCGCTCACCTCTTCTGTTTGTCTTAATTAGCAACGATATTGACTAGCTTGCCTTTTACCGCAATGACTTTACGGATTGTTTTGCCGGCAATCAGCTCTTGTACCTTCTCAAGTTCTTTCGCTATGCTTTCCATTTCAGCAACGTCCATATCAGCTGCAATGGAGATACGATCTGCGATTTTACCATTTACTTGTACGACGATCTCAACCTCTTGATCGACCGTCCAAGCTTCTTCGAACGTCGGGAACGCTGCATACGTAAGCGAATCCGTGCGTCCCAGCTTCTCCCATAGCTCTTCCGCGATATGCGGCGCAATTGGAGAAATCAATTGAACGAATTGCTCCATTGCTGCTTGAGGAAGCACTTCTGTTTTATAGGCTTCGTTTACAAAAATCATGAGCTGGCTGATTACGGTGTTGAAGCGAAGTCCCTCATAATCATCCGTAATTTTTTTGATTGAACGATGCCATGTGCGCTTGAATGCATCACTCGTTTCGCCATTGCCGATTTTGGCATTCAAGCTGCCATCCTCGTTCACGAACAAACGCCATACACGGTTAAGGAAACGATATGTTCCTTCCACACCATTGGTATTCCAAGGTTTCGTTGCTTCAAGCGGACCCATAAACATTTCGTACATACGTAGCGTATCTGCGCCAAACTCGTTTACGATATCATCTGGATTGATAACATTTCCACGCGATTTGGACATTTTTTCGTTGTTGTTTCCAAGGATCATGCCTTGGTTGACAAGCTTATGGAACGGCTCCTTTGTATCTACAACGCCGATATCATAAAGCACCTTGTGCCAGAAACGAGCGTAAAGCAGATGCAGAACAGCGTGCTCAGCGCCACCGATGTAAAGGTCAACCGGCAGCCATTGCTTTTGCTTCTCTGGCGAACAAAGCTGTTTGTCGTTTTTAGGATCGATGAAGCGCAGGTAGTACCAGCAGCTGCCTGCCCATTGCGGCATCGTGTTCGTTTCACGGCGAGCCTTCATGCCCGTTTCAGGATCAATCGTGTTCACCCATTCCGTAACGCTGGCAAGCGGTGATTCCCCTGTTCCTGAAGGAGTAATAGCATCAACATCAGGCAGCAGAAGCGGAAGCTGATCCTCAGGAACAGTCTTCATCGTACCATCCTCCAAGTGAAGGATCGGAATCGGCTCACCCCAGTAGCGCTGGCGGCTGAACAACCAATCGCGCAGGCGGTAAGTGATTTTCCCTTTTCCTTTGCCCGATGCATCCAGATGCTCTATCATCTTCGCAATCGCTTCTTCATTCGTCAAACCGTTCAAGAAATCGGAATTGACATGAATGCCGTCGCCTGCATAAGCTTCCTTCGTAACATCTCCGCCTTGCACAACCTCAACGATCGGCAAATCAAATTGCTTTGCAAATTCCCAGTCGCGAGCGTCATGACCTGGAACAGCCATAATAGCACCCGTTCCATAACCAGCAAGAACATAATCTGCAATCCAGATTTGTGTTTTCACGCCATTAACGGGATTAATGGCATAAGCTCCTGTGAACACGCCTGACTTGTCTTTCGCCAAATCAGTACGCTCCAAATCACTCTTGCGCGATGCTGCCAGTTGATAAGCTTCAACTGCTTCTTTTTGCTCTGCCGTTACGATTTTTGCAACAAGCTCATGTTCAGGAGCGAGTACGCAATAAGTCGCGCCAAACAATGTATCTGGACGAGTCGTAAATACGACCAATGCGGAATCATGACCGTCAATCTCAAAGGTAACCTCAGCTCCTTTGGATTTTCCAATCCAGTTGCGCTGCATATCCTTAATGCTCTCTGTCCAGTCCAGTTCTTCCAAATCATCCAACAGACGATCCGCGTATTCCGTAATTTTCAAAATCCACTGACGCATAGGCTTGCGAACAACGGGATGATTGCCCCGCTCGCTTAGGCCGTTAATAACCTCTTCATTGGCAAGCACCGTTCCAAGAGCCTCACACCAGTTAACTGATACTTCAGCAACATAAGCGAGTCCTCTGTTGTACAATTGGATAAAAATCCATTGCGTCCATTTATAATATTCAGGATCGGTTGTACTAATCTCGCGATCCCAATCGTATGAGAAGCCAAGTGATTTTATTTGTCTGCGGAAATTATCGATGTTTACAAACGTAATATCGCGCGGATGCTTTCCTGTATCAAGCGCATGCTGCTCAGCAGGCAATCCGAACGCGTCCCAGCCCATTGGATGAAGGACATTATAACCTTTCATTCTTTTGTAGCGAGACACGATATCCGTCGCTGTATAACCTTCTGGATGTCCAACATGCAAGCCAGCTCCAGATGGATATGGAAACATATCTAATGCGTAAAACTTTGGTTTTTCAGCATCCTCTGTCGTTTGAAACGTTTTGTTTTTATCCCAAAATTGCTGCCATTTCGGCTCCACAACAAGCGGGTTATAGCCGTGAAATTGCTGTTCTTGACTCATGTGCTCATATCCTCTCTCAAATAAATGCTGCATGCATAATTGTACAAAAAAACATAAAACCTCTCGCCCCTAGCGAATTATCGCTAGGGACGAGAGGTTGTTCTCCCGTGGTACCACCCTAGTTAGCGAAAGACATGCTTTGCCGATCGCTCACTTGTCGCCCTTATCGCGGGCCAAACGGTGATTTTCGCGTAAACGATGTTTCGTAAACATCGCTTTCGTTAATCGCACAGCTCCAAGGCGAGCTTCATTTCGCTGCAGGTCCGGCTTCCACCATAAATCACCGGCTCTCTAGGCCTGACAAACGAAATTACTGTTCCTCTTCAACGCTCCATATGCATAAAATCGTTAGTTTCGATTATAAAGATCACACGGTTCGGTGTCAAGAGAACGAACTTGAACTTCAAGCGTATACTAATCAATTTGCACAACACATTTATTTTTCTTGTGCTCCTGATATGGTTTTATTCGCTCCAGCTCCGAAGCCTATATATCCAAAAATAACGGCAACGGCTACTAGCATCACTAATGAGACAGTCCAATTATTCGTCAAATCATGAATGAGTCCAAACAACAGCGGTCCGGCAGCGGCAAGCAGATAACCAAGAGACTGCGCCATCCCCGACAACTGAGCCGACTGCCTTGTGCTGCTTGTCCGCAGTACAAAAAACATAACCGCGAGACTAAAGCCGGAACCGCCGGCAATTCCGAGTAAGATCATACAAATCGGAATAAGATCCACATTCCCGCTAAGGAGCCCTAAATATCCTAGGAGCAGCAAGATCGTTGTAAGAATAACAAGCAGCCTTTGGCTTGCCTGCTTTCCCGCAATGACAGGGATAATAAAAGTCGCGGGCAAGCTGACAAATTGCAGCAGTGACAGCATCCATCCCGCATCAACGTGACTCATGCCGCGGTCAGACAAAATTTCAGGCAGCCATGATATGTTGACATAGAAACAAAATGATTGAAGACCCATAAATAATGCTACTTTCCAAGCTAAGCCAGAGCGCAGCAGACCACCGTTCTTCTCGCCATCCGTTGCTGCTTTGTTGTTGTCCTTCTTCGCAAACGAACGAAGTTGCGGTACCCAAGCAATCGTAGCAATTAGAGCGAGCAGTGCCCAGCAGGCCAGCATCCCTTGCCAGCCAAAGGAAATCTTCTCTGTAATGGGAATGCTGAATCCTGAAGCTAGAGCAGCGCCTAAATTCATCACGACCGAATATAAACCAGTCATTAGACCGACGGTGGCCGGAAAATCTCTTTTTATCATGCTCGGAAGCAGTACGTTTGCAACTGCAATCGCCATGCCCAGCAAGATCGTTCCAACAAATAAAGCGGCTATCGCCGGAAGGGATCGAATTACAATCGCGCCAGTTAGCACAACCATTGCAATAAATAATGTGTTTTCCATACTAATGCGCTGTGCAATTCGTGGCGCAAGCGGAGAAATAAGTGCAAATGCTAGCAGTGGCAAGGTCGTCAGCAGTCCAGTGAGCGCACTGGAGATGCCAAACGAACGCTGAATTTCAGATACGATTGGTCCAACCGCTGTTAGTGGCGCTCGCAAATTAGCGGCTATTAGCAATATGCCAAGAAGCAGCAGCCATGAGCTTGTTATTGCAATTGGCGCAGAAGATGTAGATGCTGATGATAAATTTGAATTGCTGATTTTCACGAAATAATCCTTCTTTCTCATGCTGATCAATCTAAGTTGTTTAGTTTCCCATATAAGCGCCTTAAACATTCAACAAGGCGCCTTATACGATTATTACAAATAACAAATAGCAGCTTTTATTTTTTTACTCGATACCAATACTCGTATTGCGGGCCATACCCGATTTTATCGTACAGCCGATTAGCTGCTGCGTTATCTTTTACGACGAGCAGATAACCTTCAGTCGCTCCACGTCCCTTGCCCCATTGTAGAAGATGCAGCACTAGCTGCTCGCCAAAACCTTTATTTCGATAGTTAGGATCGGTCACAATATCATAAATACCAATCCAACCATCCTCAATCACCGCATAGCCGCATGCTACCGGTATTCCATTGTCGTGCAGGATTGCGCAGCATTTATCCAGCGGTGACTGTTCTATCATTTTGCGTGTAGTTGACCGCTGTTCATCCGTTAAACGACTAAAAACCGCAACCGCATCCAGCCAGTTCTCCGAAACTTCCTGTTCGAGCCAAATTTCAGCAGCCTTCGGGGATAGAGCGTCAGAAAGATGTATCGTCTTTACAATCGTCCGGTCGATAAGCTCATAACCGCGAGTCGCCAGTTCCTCATCAAGCGAGGTTGGCTGGACAAAGGGTGTTATTTTAAAAACAGAGCGTATTCCCTTGTGTTCATACAGTTCCTCGCAGGAGCTGATTTTTGCATCAAGCTGAAGCGTGCTGCCGTACACAGGATTAATCGAATTGGAACGTTTCGTATAACCTTCTGCAAAACGAAGCAGCCAGCCGTCGTAGACAACCGTTTGCAAAGCTGGCCAGCCATTCAAGCTCATTTCCTCTATGCGAAAATGCAACAGTCGTTTAATCTGCTCCATATGATGCTGATCATGCCATATAAAATCTTTTATATACTGACTCACTTCAAAGGCATGGCCGTCCGCATCTACATATTTAGCTTTGTATTGCTCATCTGCTAACTGTGCTATCGTGTCAATAATCCGCTCACGTATGCTTGCAGCTTCATGAACGAGCTCAGCGACCGAAGTTGACCTGCTGTATATTTTTGCTTGTTCGTTAAACTCATTATAATCCAGATGTTTAACCGTAAGCGGCAGGCCAGCTCGCACCTTTAAGATTGCTTCTTCATAAAAATAAATATCCCAACGTAAAATATGGGCTGTGACGTCTCGAACCGACCACTTTCCTGCGGCAATGCTCTGATTCCAAATACGTTCGTCGTAACGCGCCAAATCGGTTACAAACGTTATCCATTCTTTGAAGGTGTCCAGCAGCTGCATTTTCTCGACAACCATATGCAAATTCCACTCCCCTTAAACTGGCATAATCATCCAAGCTTCCATTTATCATAAAGGATGATTCATTAAGGAGAAAGATTTTTTTCCATTTTTGAAATAAAAAAAGCCGCCTCATGAGCAGCTAATTGCGATTCTGATCCTCATAACATATCAAATCGTTCAAGCTGTTCCAGCTGATTTTCTCGCTTCAATATTTCACTCTGCATCGGTCCAAGCAAATCAAAATGCGGATACTCTGACCGCGCATGAATATAGCGAGGGTTAAGTCCGTTATCGAGGCACCAGCGCGATAGCTTCTCCATATCGGAGCAGCCTACCTTCGTTACTGTCTTCATGTCTGGAAACCTCGAATCCAGCCAGTAGTGCGTCAGAAATGCAATTTCTCCGCGGGCAACGGCTTCCTTCCATCGCTGCAACTCTTTTCTTTTTATGCCAAAGGCCACAGCACATCGCTCCTTTAACGTTGAACATTCCTTCCTGACTAGATATGGACTCTTTAAGTCAGGATGTTCTTGACTCTCCCTACTTGCCCATCAGCCAGTCTCACTTTAATGCCATGAGGGTGCTTAGGCGAATTCGTCAAAATATCTTTCACTACACCTCGTGTCAGCTTTCCAGTCCGTTGATCCTGCTTCAAAACAATGTCTACCGATAGGCCCGCTTTGATCGCGGAGCGCTCTGTTCCATTCATATTTACCATTCCTCTGCTGCTCTAATGTCGGCTTTTAGCATAGCATAAGCAAAGTAAAGATGCACATTATAAGGACAGCTGTTATACTTAACATCAAAAGATGTAAACGAAATGAGGAAATGTATTAATGTCTAACGCATTTAACGCTTTGGGTATAATTCCCAAGCTAAGCGAATTGCTTCACCATGATGGAATTATCGAGCCGACTCCGGTTCAAAAGCAAGCGATTCCACTTCTGCTCAACGGGCAGGATGTTATTGCACAAGCTCAGACGGGCACAGGCAAAACGATTGCGTTTGCTTTGCCTATTTTGCAACGTATTAATATAGAGAAAGAACAAGTCCAAGCTCTCATATTAACTCCAACGAGGGAACTTGCGATTCAAATTACGAGCGAGCTCAAAAAACTTGTTCCCGCTGTTGGCGTAAGCGTGCTTGCTGCCTATGGCGGCCAAGACGTTGATGCTCAGATTCGCAAGCTGCAGCGCTCGCCCCATATCGTGGTTGCAACACCTGGTCGTCTTATCGATCATATGAAACGTGAAACCGTCAGCCTAGGCAAGCTGCAAATGCTTGTTCTCGATGAAGCGGATCAAATGCTTCACATGGGCTTCCTGCCAGATGTAGAAAGCATTATTTCACAAACGCCGAAAGCTCGTCAAACGATGTTGTTCTCAGCTACAATGCCTGATGCTATTCGCAAGCTGGCTGCTGATTATATGAAGACACCTGTCGATATTCGGGTACGCAGTACTAACGTCACACTCGACAGCATTACACAAATCGTCTATGAAACAACGGATAGAAGCAAGCAGCAAACTCTCGTGCATTT from Paenibacillus sp. FSL K6-3182 carries:
- a CDS encoding helix-hairpin-helix domain-containing protein, encoding MKLLTGTISSKAILFASILILAAAILLAAAFMEPKQKETGDWVPLNDAVKSAVAAIDAADTGEEDVKNKKDTEMIPEKEQEASAAGVDHRNESDEKAVLKEDTIVSTAPAAPIANAGMDDAAKLDINRATEAELDDLKGIGPSKAKAIIEDRERNGKFATVNDLLRVKGIGEKLLKGLEDSIVARP
- a CDS encoding YwbE family protein translates to MNGTERSAIKAGLSVDIVLKQDQRTGKLTRGVVKDILTNSPKHPHGIKVRLADGQVGRVKNILT
- a CDS encoding MFS transporter: MRKKDYFVKISNSNLSSASTSSAPIAITSSWLLLLGILLIAANLRAPLTAVGPIVSEIQRSFGISSALTGLLTTLPLLAFALISPLAPRIAQRISMENTLFIAMVVLTGAIVIRSLPAIAALFVGTILLGMAIAVANVLLPSMIKRDFPATVGLMTGLYSVVMNLGAALASGFSIPITEKISFGWQGMLACWALLALIATIAWVPQLRSFAKKDNNKAATDGEKNGGLLRSGLAWKVALFMGLQSFCFYVNISWLPEILSDRGMSHVDAGWMLSLLQFVSLPATFIIPVIAGKQASQRLLVILTTILLLLGYLGLLSGNVDLIPICMILLGIAGGSGFSLAVMFFVLRTSSTRQSAQLSGMAQSLGYLLAAAGPLLFGLIHDLTNNWTVSLVMLVAVAVIFGYIGFGAGANKTISGAQEK
- a CDS encoding GNAT family N-acetyltransferase, whose protein sequence is MVVEKMQLLDTFKEWITFVTDLARYDERIWNQSIAAGKWSVRDVTAHILRWDIYFYEEAILKVRAGLPLTVKHLDYNEFNEQAKIYSRSTSVAELVHEAASIRERIIDTIAQLADEQYKAKYVDADGHAFEVSQYIKDFIWHDQHHMEQIKRLLHFRIEEMSLNGWPALQTVVYDGWLLRFAEGYTKRSNSINPVYGSTLQLDAKISSCEELYEHKGIRSVFKITPFVQPTSLDEELATRGYELIDRTIVKTIHLSDALSPKAAEIWLEQEVSENWLDAVAVFSRLTDEQRSTTRKMIEQSPLDKCCAILHDNGIPVACGYAVIEDGWIGIYDIVTDPNYRNKGFGEQLVLHLLQWGKGRGATEGYLLVVKDNAAANRLYDKIGYGPQYEYWYRVKK
- the comER gene encoding late competence protein ComER, producing the protein MNVGFIGTGTMGSLLIEALIASGALSPKQIAVSNRTFAKAQALANRYSGMRAEYTNAAAACGCDIVFLCVKPLEFKKVVDDLKATIRPNQIVVSITSPVLISHLEGELDCKVAKVIPSITNYVWSGASLCIYGETIDENDMAQLEDLLSHISQPLRIDENYTRIVSDISSCGPAFMSFLLEQFVDAAVEETGISRDEALRVASAMLLGTGLLLTEGGLTPAEVQERVAVPGGITAKALNLLRRETEGVFNQLIRTTHAKFDEDVVKVSTAFIGEEVNGQ
- the leuS gene encoding leucine--tRNA ligase, with translation MSQEQQFHGYNPLVVEPKWQQFWDKNKTFQTTEDAEKPKFYALDMFPYPSGAGLHVGHPEGYTATDIVSRYKRMKGYNVLHPMGWDAFGLPAEQHALDTGKHPRDITFVNIDNFRRQIKSLGFSYDWDREISTTDPEYYKWTQWIFIQLYNRGLAYVAEVSVNWCEALGTVLANEEVINGLSERGNHPVVRKPMRQWILKITEYADRLLDDLEELDWTESIKDMQRNWIGKSKGAEVTFEIDGHDSALVVFTTRPDTLFGATYCVLAPEHELVAKIVTAEQKEAVEAYQLAASRKSDLERTDLAKDKSGVFTGAYAINPVNGVKTQIWIADYVLAGYGTGAIMAVPGHDARDWEFAKQFDLPIVEVVQGGDVTKEAYAGDGIHVNSDFLNGLTNEEAIAKMIEHLDASGKGKGKITYRLRDWLFSRQRYWGEPIPILHLEDGTMKTVPEDQLPLLLPDVDAITPSGTGESPLASVTEWVNTIDPETGMKARRETNTMPQWAGSCWYYLRFIDPKNDKQLCSPEKQKQWLPVDLYIGGAEHAVLHLLYARFWHKVLYDIGVVDTKEPFHKLVNQGMILGNNNEKMSKSRGNVINPDDIVNEFGADTLRMYEMFMGPLEATKPWNTNGVEGTYRFLNRVWRLFVNEDGSLNAKIGNGETSDAFKRTWHRSIKKITDDYEGLRFNTVISQLMIFVNEAYKTEVLPQAAMEQFVQLISPIAPHIAEELWEKLGRTDSLTYAAFPTFEEAWTVDQEVEIVVQVNGKIADRISIAADMDVAEMESIAKELEKVQELIAGKTIRKVIAVKGKLVNIVAN